Below is a genomic region from Paenibacillus rhizovicinus.
AGTGGGGTTGTCGAAGTACCGAGCCTGAAGGTTGGGACGATCAACATTGGAAATCGGCAACGAGGCCGAATCTGCTCGGATAGTGTCCTTCATTGCAAACCGGACCAAGACGAAATTATAGCTGCATTGGACCGAGTGAGTTCGGATGCTTACAGACTTAAGATGCTAGAAACCGTAAATCCGTATGAATCGAACGGCACATCGGAACAAATCGTAGCACGAATGAAAGAATGCCTCGCCAATTATTCAGGAATGCACAAATCTTTTTACAGAGGGGATCGCTATGAAAGCCATTGAAGACATCTTTGTTTCTCCGACAGCGTCAATCATAGAGGCTCTTCAAATTATCGATCGCGGATCGGTGCAAATTGCTCTGGTTGTGGATGAGGAGCAGCGTTTGCTAGGGACGATTACAGATGGCGATGTTCGCAGGGGGATATTACGTGGTATTAGTTTGGAATCTCCCCTATCGTTAGTGATGAATCGGGAACCACGAACTGCAAAACTGGACATGGACCGGGATATGATTCTGAGTGTAATGCAGTATTTGAATTTGCGTCAATTTCCCGTACTGGACGAAGCGGGGCGCGTAATTCGACTGGAGTTAATTGATGAGTTGCTGCAACGGAATAACCGCGACAATTGGGTTGTCCTTATGGCTGGTGGACTTGGGACAAGGCTCGGAGAATTGACAAAGGACTGCCCGAAGCCGTTGCTTAGAGTAGGTACGAAGCCAATATTGGAAATTATTCTCGAAAGCTTCATTTCTAACGGCTTCCATCGTTTCTTTATATCCGTCAATTACAAGGCGGAGATGATTAAAGATTACTTTGGTGACGGATCGAAGTGGGGAGTGGAGATTTGCTACATACACGAAGGAAAACGGTTAGGGACAGCCGGGGCGCTTAGATTACTTCAGGAAGTGCCGAGCCATCCGATTATCGTGATGAATGGTGATTTGCTTACGAAAGTGAATTTCCGTCAATTGGTTGATTTTCATGTAGAGACGAATGCAAAAGCAACGATGTGCGTAAGGGAATATGAGTTTCAAATCCCGTATGGCGTTGTTCAGGCGGAAGGACACTGTCTGAGGAAAATTGAAGAAAAACCAACGCAGAAGTTTTTTGTTAACGGGGGCATTTATGTTATCGATCAAGAACTCATGCAAATGATTCCGAAAGATTCTTTCTATGATATGCCGACACTGTTCGATGAAGCTATTGGGCGAGAACTTAACACCTCTGTATTTCCAATCCGGGAGTATTGGATTGATATCGGACGAATGGATGATTTCGAACGAGCGAATCGAGAGATTTATAAGGAGGGTATGCTATGATAGGGAATAAAAAAGTGCTAGCTGTTATACCCGCCCGTGGTGGTTCTAAAGGATTACCGCGCAAAAACATCCGTGAGCTTGCAGGCAAGCCACTCATTGCGTGGACGCTGGAAGCGGCGGCAGCTTCCCAATACATTGATCGCTGTATCGTCAGCACGGATGATGAGGAAATCGCAGCTGTAGCTCGTCAGTGGGGGGGGGATGTTCCGTTTCTTCGTCCGGCTCATCTCGCGCAAGATGATACCCCGGGTATTGCACCTGTCCTACACGCGCTAGATAGTTGCTCCGGCTATGATTATGTAGTGCTCTTACAGCCCACCTCCCCGTTACGAACGAGCGGAGATATTGACGGTTGCTTGGACAAGCTTAGGGAGTCCGATACACCTTCGTGCGTATCTGTAACGACTGTGGATAAGTCTCCGTTATGGATGTATACGCTGGGTGATCGGGATTCGATGGTGCCGTTGCTTGATACGAATACCCGTGCAGCCACACGTCAACAACTTCCTGTTTTCTATATGCTAAATGGTGCTGTTTATGCAACGGAGTGTGACTGGTTACGGAAGCAAGGGCTATTCATAAATGACGAAACCGTGGCTTATGTTATGCCGCGTGAACGCTCGCAGGATATTGATACGATCGAAGAATTTGTTCATGTTGAGTGGATGATAGCTCATAGTCGATGAGCTTGCACATACTTGCCAACCGTCATAGCTAAACGATCCATAATCTTAACGATTTGTGCATAGGTCATGCCTTGCAGATGAAGGAGTACCATTTGATGGCGTTCAAAGAACATGCGCATATCTTTTGTTTGCCGTATCAACATTTTCAACGTTTTAACCTCGGGATGAACAACTTCTGAACGAATGGACCAACCCGTGATCTTATCTTTAAGAATTGAGTTATTTATTCCGAATTCCTCTAGTGTCGTCTAAATAGCTTAACACTACATTAAACTGCCTCTAATCTTTCAGAAAAACAATAAGTTCCGACAATTCCAGCAACCCTGATTGCTTCAAATGTTGTGTGACCATCTGTGTTGCAGGATGATGCTCATAGCGCTTTGTGAAAATTTGAATTGTCTCCACCGCTAGATGAGGATTCATTTCCTGCTTCTGTCCGGCAATTCCAACTAAGTGCCATTTCAGCATCGCATAGTAAACAACCATCAGCGCGAACGCGTCGCTGTTTTGCGAGAAATCAACGGTGCGGTACGCGTAGTTCACAAGATAATTTTCCAAGACGTACTCGTGCTTCTCGTTGAACAGCTCCATGTATGATTTCCATGCTTCTCCATAACGTATCGGATCATTACCATAGTAGGCTGTAATATTCCGATAGAGCGCGGCATATCGCTTTGTCTCTTTTTTCTCGTCCTTTAGCAACTCGACAAGGTAGTGGCTACGTTTAAACTGTTCCATGCGATTGCCTTTTACCTCACTTAGAATGCCGTGAAAATCTTCTTGTGCGAATGCGTGTTCCATACCGCGATATTGGTTCTGCCCGGTAAAATACATGGCGAGTACGATGAGCCGATCGGCAACGGTATACAATCGATTTTGTAGCATACCAAGGACAAGATCACGGACACTCTGAAAATATTCGTTCGAGTTAAACACATGTTGAACTGGTCCTGATTGATCGTGTTCTGAATAGTGAACATTGATCCCATCTGGATTTAGCAGGGCTAGCCGAGCGATCTCAGGGCAGGAAAGTGTCGCGGAAGCTTCCTTGACGCCATCTACTAATTGATAGCTGCGGGGATATTGATCGCACGTCGTCGATAAGTACGATTCGCCTAGATTGAGTTGAATCTTGCAGAGCTTGTCCTCATTCAAGAAAGCACAGCAATCGTTGCGGACGCGGAATTGATTGCCTTCTACATCTCGCATAATATTGAGTTCATTTCGGGGCACTGATTTATATTTACGCAACGTGCTTGCGTCAATCGTGACTCGCCAACCTGCACAGCATGTATCTTCACAGCTGGAACCAATGCACTTGAATTGTTCGAAGTAATCTGGGATTAACGAGGGCAAGGTAAATCCTCCATTCGTTACATATAGGGATGTGAACATTATACAAAAAATAGGTAGAAGATTCTATTAAGTCATATTGCTGTAGCGCGGGAACGCAACAGGATCTGTCTCGCGTTGTGGATATGTAGTAACGCGACTCTATCTCCCGATATCAATTTCAAAGTTCATTCTACTACATAATTTGACATTGGTGTGGTAATCTTACCTTGGGCTGCTCGATTGCAATTCTATAAGAAGTGAAATGTATTCGCTTACAAAAACTTATTGACAAATTTGTGAAGCCTCTGTTATATTCTGTTTGTGGGCCACGCTTACGTGATCTCGCAGCTATTTGAAGATGAAGGGAATGTTCTGAATGCAAGGTAAAGTTAAATGGTTCAACGCTGAAAAAGGTTACGGTTTCATCGAGACTGAGCAAGGCGGCGACGTATTTGTTCACTTCTCCGCAATCCAATCCGAAGGCTTCAAGACTCTTGAAGAAGGCCAATCGGTCGAATTCGACATCGTAGAAGGCGCTCGCGGCCCTCAAGCTGCTAACGTTCAAAAACTGTAATTATTCCGCTGTATAGCGGCCACATCATACACGGTTTGCACGCTTAACCGAATGTGATAAACAACAGCCCCGGGCAACCGGGGTTTTTTGTTGTTCTATTTAAAGACAGCGCGTTCTAAACGTGTTTAAAATAGCATTCTATTAAGTATCATTCGACACAAAGTTTTTAGATAATTCACAAAATACTGAAAATATCTTTGAGATCGCCCGAATAAGATGTTATAATAAGTTCATGTAAAAGGAGGAATGCCACATGAAATACAACATTCGAGGTCAACACATCTTAGTGACAGACGCCTTGCGCGAGTATGTCGAGAAGAAACTAAACCGCCTGGAAAAGTATTTTGAAGAGCCTTCAGCCTCCGAAACGAACGTAACGTTATCCGTTACGAAAGGTAGACATGTCATCGAGGTAACCATTCCGCTTGCGAGCGTGATGCTGCGAGCCGAGGAAAGAAGCGAGGATATGTACGCGTCCATTGATTTGGTGGTGGACAAACTGGAACGGCAAATACGCAAACATAAAACAAAAATAAATAGCAAGTTCAGAAAAGGAAACGGCATCCGGGCCATGTTCACGGACGAAGGATCGGCTGTACGCGTCATAGAGGAAGAGGAAGACTACGAACTGGTTCGCACGAAACGCTTCCTATTAAAGCCGATGGACGTTGAAGAGGCGATTCTTCAAATGAATATGGTAGGTCATTCCTTCTATATGTTCGCCAATTCGGATACGAAGGAAGTGAATGTGGTCTACCGCCGCAGCGACGGCCGATACGGCTTACTGGAAGCCGATTAGGATCAATCGCAAGCAAGCCCTGGGCAACCAGGGCTTCTTTTCATGTCGACGCAATGTCGTTGCACGGTTTACCCATCTTATTCCTAGGCTCCTAAAGGGCACTAACATTGCGAGAACAGCCGCAAACTGTTACAATTTATGCAAACAGGCGTAACATCGAAAGGGGAAGACCATGCTCGGACTTGTAAAGAAATTATTCGGAGACGCCAACGAACGAGAGATTAAGCGTCTTATGCGTACCGTAGAGGAAATCAATGGACTGGAGCCGCAGATCGCTCAGCTTTCGGACGAGGCCCTTCGAGAGAAGACGGTGGAATTCAGAGCCCGTCTGGAACAAGGAGAGGATATCGACGCTCTGCTCCCGGAGGCGTTCGCCGTTGTTAGAGAAGCGTCCAAACGCGTATTGGAAAAGCGTCATTACGATGTACAGCTGATTGGCGGTATGGTTCTTCATGAAGGACAAATCGCCGAGATGAAAACCGGTGAAGGTAAAACGCTGGTCGGAACGCTGGCCGTCTATTTGAATGCATTGCTTGGGAAAGGCGTTCACGTCGTTACCGTCAATGACTATCTCGCAATGCGCGACAGCGAGCAAATGGGTCAAGTGTATCAATTTCTAGGCATGACCGTCGGCTGCAACCTGCACGGCCTCTCGCATGATGAGAAGCAGGCAGCGTATGCATGCGATATCACATATGGAACGAATAATGAGTTTGGTTTCGACTACTTGCGCGACAACATGGTGCTGTATAAAGAACAAATGGTACAGCGTCCGCTTTATTTTGCCATTATCGATGAAGTGGATTCCATTCTTGTCGATGAAGCGCGTACGCCGCTTATCATCTCCGGTCAGGCGGCAAAGTCGACCGAGATGTATTTTGCAGCAGACCGTTTCGTGCAGCGTTTGAAAGAAGAAGAAGATTTCACGGTAGACATCAAGGTCCGTTCCGTCACGATGACGGACGAAGGCGTGGCGAAAGCCGAGAAAGCCTTCGGTATCGAGAACTTGTATGATCACGCTAATATCCTCATCAACCATCACATTCAACAGGCGCTGAAGGCGCATGTCATTATGAAGCGCGATGTCGACTATGTCGTTCAAGACGAAGAAGTCATGATCGTCGACGAATTCACGGGTCGTCTGATGCAGGGCCGCCGTTACAGCGATGGTCTGCACCAAGCGATCGAAGCGAAGGAACAGATCAAGGTTCAGAACGAGAGCATGACGCTCGCGACGATCACGTTCCAGAACTACTTCCGGATGTACCGCAAGCTGGCCGGCATGACCGGTACGGCGAAGACAGAGGAAGAAGAGTTCAAGAAAATCTACGGTCTTGAAGTTATTCAAGTGCCGACGAACCGGAAGAATATCCGGAACGATATCGCGGACGTCGTCTACAAGACGGAGAACGGCAAGTTCAAAGCGGTTGTCGAGGAAATCGTCAAACGCCACGCGAACAAGCAGCCGGTACTGGTCGGTACGGTTTCCATCGAGAATTCCGAGAAACTGTCCGAGATGCTGAAGAAACGCGGCATCCAGCATAAGGTGCTCAATGCGAAGTATCATGCCGAGGAAGCGGAAATCATCTCGCGCGCGGGTATCTCGGATTCGGTTACGATCGCGACGAACATGGCCGGCCGCGGTACGGATATTTTGCTTGAGAACGGCGTCGGCGAGCTTGGCGGTCTGCATATCATCGGTACGGAACGCCATGAGAGCCGTCGGATCGATAACCAGCTTCGCGGTCGTGCAGGACGTCAAGGCGACCCGGGTTCATCGCAGTTCTATCTGTCCCTCGAGGATGATCTTATGCGCCGGTTCGGCTCCGAGAACATCATGGGCATGATGGAACGCCTCGGCTTCGAGGAAGACCAGCCGATCGAGAGCCGGCTCATCTCGCGTGCGATCGAATCCGCGCAGAAGCGGGTAGAGGGTAATAACTTCGATCAGCGTAAAATCGTACTCCAATACGATGACGTCATGAACCAGCAGCGTGAGATCATTTATAAGCAGCGCCGCGAGGTGCTTTTCTCCGAGAATATCCGCGAGATCGTGCTTGAGATGGTTAAGCCTAGCATTACGAAGATCGTAGAAGCGCACTGCCCTTCGGACGATGTTCCGGAGAACTGGGAGCTGCAGGAGATCGTCGATTACGCGGAAGGCAACTTCCTGAACGAGGACATGATCACGAAGGATGATCTGTGGGGCAAGGAACCGCAGGAAATCATCGAATTCCTGTACGACAAAGTAATCGGTTTGTATGATCAGCGCGAAGAAGAAATCGGCGCGGAAACGATGCGCGAATTCGAGAAGGTCGTCGTACTGCGCGCGGTAGACAGCAAATGGATGGATCATATCGATGCGATGGACCAGCTGCGTCAAGGGATTCACTTGCGCGCATACGGCGGTACCGATCCGCTTCGCGAATATCAATTCGAAGGCTTCGAGATGTTCAAGGAAATGATCGAACATATTCAAGAAGAAGTGACGAAATATATCATGAAGGCGCATGTCGAGAACAACTTGGAGCGTCAAGAGGTTGCCAAAGGCCAAACGGAATCCGGCGGCAGCAGCGAGAATGCGCAGAAACGCCCTGTCCGCAAAGACGAGCGCGTGAAGCGCAACGATCCATGCCCTTGCGGCAGCGGCAAGAAATACAAGCAGTGTCATGGACAATAGGCCCAGCTTTTGCATAAGGTAGGACATAGAACCGAACTTTGAGGTGAAGCGACAGTCATGTTAGATACAACGGTTAAACAAGACCTGCGTGAAATGGCGAAGCGTCTCCAAGAACTCAGGGGGTCTCTTTGACTTAGATATTAAGCAGGAGATGATCTTGAATTTCGAAGAGAAAATGAGCGCCCCCGACTTCTGGGACGACAACGAGCGTGCGCAAAGCACAATCGCGGAACTAAATGCCGTGAAATCCGTCGTGGACCAATACGAACGGATGAACAGCGAGCAGGAAGATCTGCAGACGATGCTGGAGCTGGCGGAAGAGGAAGACGACGAGGACATTTACGCCGATCTCAAGAAGAGCGTAACTGAACTCGTAGCGAAAGTAAGCGAGTTTGAGCTGCAGCTGCTGCTTAATGAGCCTTACGATAAGCTGAACGCGATCCTCGAGCTGCATCCGGGCGCCGGCGGCACGGAGTCGCAGGATTGGTGCCAGATGCTGTACAGGATGTACACGCGCTGGGCCGAGAAGCACGGCTTCAAGATCGAGCTGCTCGATTATTTGGCCGGAGACGAGGCGGGCATCAAGAGCGTCACGATTTCCGTTAAAGGTTACAATGCCTACGGGTATTTGAAAGCGGAAAAAGGCGTGCACCGGCTCGTGCGGATTTCTCCGTTCGACGCTGCGGGACGCCGGCATACTTCCTTCGTTTCCTGCGACATTATGCCGGAGATCGACGACGATATCGAAATCGATATCCGCAGCGAGGATTTGAAGGTGGATACCTACCGGGCGAGCGGCGCCGGCGGTCAGCACATCAACAAGACGGAGTCGGCCATCCGGATCACGCACGTTCCATCCGGCATCGTCGTTTCGTGCCAAACGCAGCGTTCGCAGATCCAGAACCGGGAGCGCGCGATGCAGATGCTTCGTTCCAAGCTCTATGAGCGGAAGATCGAAGAGCAGCAGAAGCATCTCGCGGAAATTCGCGGCGAACAATCCGATATCGCATGGGGCAGCCAGATTCGCTCTTATGTGTTCCATCCGTACAGCATGGTGAAGGACCACCGGACTTCGGTGGAAACCGGCAACGTCGGCGCGGTCATGGACGGAGATCTGGATTCGTTCATTGACGGATACTTGCGCAGCAAAATCCGCCATGACGACAATTAAGCCGATTATCGCTTTGGATGCATAGGGATTGCAGAGAGTTCCGACACTGATAAGTGTTGGAACTCTTTTTGCATGCCCAAAAACACATAACCGCAGTAAAGAGGCAGCGTATCGAAGGATCAAAGAAGTCATACATAAAGCGTGCGAGCGAGCGGCTGGGAATGCGGTAAAGGCAAAGAAACGAACAGAGCGAACGGCATGGAAACCGGTAAAGCAAGCGGATCCGGCGGCGGTAACATGAAAAGGAGCGATATAGACATCCATGAGCAATCATTCACATCCTAAGCAGCAGAACAACCAAAAGAACAACCAAAAGAACAACCAAAAGAACAACCAAAAGAACAACCAGCAGAACAACCAGCAGAACAACCGGCAGAAGGGGACAGAACAGGTTCCGATACCGAGAGAGCAAATAAACCGCGAAGCTCGCGCCAACAAGCGCAAGGCTCGGGACATGAATGCCAGAACGGAGACTTTGCTAAGCGTCGTGCTGCTGCTAGCGGGATCCTTCCTAATTGCATTCAGCTTCAATGTCTTTCTCGTACCGCTAGGCATCGCATCCGGCGGCGTGTCGGGCATATCTATCCTCGTTCATTATGAGACAGGCATCCCGCCGGCCTATACGCAATGGGCGCTCAACGTACCCTTGTTCTTGCTCGGGCTGTGGCTGCTCGGCAAGCGATTTGCGCTGAAGACGGCGCTGGGTTCATTCCTGCTGCCGCTATTCGTGCTCTTCACCTCTCATTGGGAGCCGCTGACGGACAACGCCATGCTGGCCTCCATCTATGGCGGGATCGGCGTGGGAGCAGGGCTTGGCCTTGTGTTTCGCGGCAAGGCATCGACAGGGGGGCTGGATCTGGCTGCGCAGCTGCTGCATCGCTATACGGGCGTCCGCTTGGGGCTGGCCGTCCCGGCTTTTGATGGTATCGTCATCGCGGCGGCGGGCATCCTGATCGCGCCGGAAAATGCGCTTTATGCACTGGTCGGGTTGTTCGCCACGAGCAAGACAATCGATTTTGTGCAGACGGGTCTTGCGATCTCGAAAGTCGCGTTCGTGATCTCCGACCATCCGGAGGAGATCACTCAGGTCGTGCTGCATGATCTGGACCGCGGACTTACGAAGCTGGACGCCCACGGCGGATACACGGGCGAATCGAGGACGGTGTTGATGGTCGTGGTCGGCAGAGGCGAGGTATCGAAGCTGAAAAGCTTGGTCAGAACGGCTGATCCCGGAGCGTTCGTCATTATCAGCGACACCGCGGAAGTGTTGGGGGAAGGGTTCCAATTACCCTGAAAACGAGCCGAATTTCTCGTTGTATTTATATGAATACCTATGTATAATAATACAGAGTAAAAGCTATTTCCACGATCCTTCCGTTTGTGTACAATGAATGAATAACTAGGAAGGATAAGGATGGGAGAGACGGACATGAGCACAGTGGTAAGAGCAGCGATCATTGGATCGACCGGTTACGGCGGCGTAGAGCTGATTCGGCTCCTGGCGGGACACCCGCAGGTTGAAGTGACGTCGGTCGTTTCCTCTTCGAGCGCAGGCGCGCCGATCGCGGAGGGTTTTCCGCATTTGAATGAAATTCGTACAGACTTGCTGGATGACGTCGATCCGGCGCTCTTGAAGAGCAAGGCCGATGTAGTATTCATCGCGACGCCCGCGGGCGTTGCGTCCAAAATAACGCCGCTGCTGCTTGCAGAAGGCTTGAAGGTCATTGATATTTCCGGCGACCATCGGTTGAAGGACCGCTCGGAATATGAGACATGGTATAAGAAAGAACCGGCTGCGCAGGAGTACTTGGACCAAGCGGTCTTCGGTTTGTGCGAGGTTTACGGGGAATCCGTGCGCGGCGCGGACCTGATCTCCAATCCCGGCTGCTTCCCGACGGCGACGCTGCTTGGACTGGTACCTGCGGTGAAAGCGGGTCTGATCGATCCGGCTTCGATCATCATCGATGCTAAATCCGGCGTTTCGGGCGCAGGACGCGGCGTGAGCCTGGGTAACCACTATTCAGAAGTCAACGAGAACTTCAAAGCTTATAAAATCAACAAGCATCAGCATATCCCGGAAATCGAGCAAGTGCTTTCGGATATTGCGGGCAAGAAGGTCGTCACGACGTTCACGACGCATCTCGTTCCGATGACGCGCGGCATCATGAGCACGATGTACGCATCGATGACCGGCAATCATACGAATGAAGATTTCATCTCGCTGTATCGCAATTATTATGAAGGCCGCCCTTTCGTGCGCATTCGCCAGAACGGCGTGTGGCCGGCGACCAAAGAAGTATCGGGCTCCAACTATTGCGACATCGGCTTTGCCGTTGATCCGCGGACGAACCGCGTCACGATCGTATCGGTCATCGATAACCTCGTGAAGGGCGCTGCAGGGCAAGCCATTCAGAATCTCAATTTGATGATGGGCTGGGACGAGTCGCTGGGACTCAGATTCGTACCGGTTTATCCTTAAGAATAGTATGAATATGCTTTCACATTGCAAGCTGGAGCGTTGTGCGCGGTGTGAAAAACGCAGAAGGAGAAGCGATTGAACAATGGGACAGGGGAACACATCCGCATCATACACGGTCGTGCCGAACGGCTCGGTCACGACCCCCAAAGGCTTTAAAGCCGCCGGCCTGCACTGCGGCCTGAAGAAAACGACGCGCCACGACCTTGGCGCTATCGTATGCGAAGTACCCGCCGCGGCAGCTGGCGTGTACACGACGAACGCGTTCCAGGCGGCACCGATCGCCGTCACGCGCGCGAGCATCGGCGCAGGCGGCAAGCTGCGCGCCGTCATTGTCAACAGCGGCAACGCCAACGCGTGCACCGGCGAGCAGGGCGAAGCAGACGCGTACGAGATGCGCAGCGCGTTCGCGCAGGCCATCGGCGTGCCGGCGGAGCAGGTAGCGGTAGCATCGACGGGCGTCATCGGCGAGCTGCTGAAGATGGACCGCGTACGCGGCGGCATCGCGGAACTGCCGGCTCGGCTTGGCGATTCCTATGAAGCGGCGGATGATTTCTGCCAAGCGATTCTGACGACGGACCTCGTGAAGAAGGAAGTCTGCGTGTCCGTCACGGTGGACGGCAAGGCCGTACATATCGCTGGCGCGTCCAAAGGCAGCGGCATGATCCATCCGAACATGGCGACGATGCTCGGCTTCGTGACGACGGATGCTGCCATCGGCAGCGAGACGCTGCATAAGCTGCTTCGTCAAGTGACGGACCTGACGTTCAACATGATCACCGTGGACGGAGACACAAGCACGAACGATATGCTGGTCGCGATGGCGAGCGGGCTGGCGGGCAACGAAGAGCTGACGGAAGCGCATGCGGATCTTGCCGCATTCGCCGAAGGGCTTTGCTACGTGTGCGAAGTGCTGGCCAAAGCGATCGCACGCGACGGCGAAGGTGCTACCAAGCTGGTCGAAGTGCAAGTGCGCGGCGCGGAGAACGCTGCATCGGCACAGGCGATCGCGAAGACGGTCATCGGTTCCTCGCTCGTGAAGTCCGCTGTATTCGGCGCCGATGCGAACTGGGGACGGATCATTGCGGCGGTCGGCCGCGCAGGCGTACCGGTCAATCCGGAGACGGTCGATATCGCGCTCGGCGACATCGTTACGTTGACGCAGTCCCGTCCGGTAGCATTCGACGAGGAAGCTGCGCTGGAATATTTGAAGGGCGACACGGTCGTCATTCACGTCGACCTGCACATGGGCGAAGGCGCCGCAACGGCATGGGGCTGCGACCTGACCTATGATTACGTCCGCATTAACGCGGCGTATCGGACCTAGGCGGCTATACGAAACGATGAATCTCGGTATGAAGGGAACGGAAGCTGATATGGAACAACGGTTTGTCATGAAATGCGGAGGCAGCACGCTGGCGGCGCTGCCGGCTTCCTTTTTCGAGGATTTGCGCGACTTGCAGGCGCGGGGCGTGAAAGCGGTCATCGTGCACGGCGGCGGTCCGGCGATTTCCGAAACGCTCGGCAAGCTCGGCATCGAGAGCGAGTTCGTGGGCGGTCTGCGCAAGACGAGCAACGAGGTGCTGGATGTCGTCGAGATGGTGCTGGCTGGACGCATTAACAAGGAAATCGTCCGCCGCATCCAACAAAGCGGAGCGAAGGCGCTCGGCCTCTCCGGCGTGGACGGCGAATTGATTAAGGCGCAGCCGGTTGCGAACGCGGCCGAGATCGGCTTCGTCGGCGACGTCACGGACGTGAACGCCGCGATTATCGAAGGCGTGATGGGCATGGGCTATATACCGGTCATCGCGCCGATCGGCATCGATGCGGCAGCGCAGCGTTACAACATCAACGCGGACACGGCGGCAGGGGCGGTTGCTTCCCGCCTCGGCGTAGAGCGGATGATCGTCGTAACCGACGTGCCGGGCATCATGAAGACGGTGAACGGCGAGAAGCAGGTACTGCCGTCCGTGACGGTAGTAGAGATCGAAGCGATGATCGCCAGCGGCGAGATTTACGGCGGCATGATTCCGAAGGTGCGAGCGGCGATCGCCTGCATCCAAGGCGACGTGAAGGAAGTCGTGATCGTCAACGGCGACATGCCTGGCGTACTTAGCAAAGTCGTGCTCGAAGGCGGCATTGGCACGCGGATCGTCCAGCAATAATCCATTTATTTTAAATGAGAGGGTGAACGTAAGATGAGCGATATGAACAAAGACGCAGCAGCCAACGGCGGAAGCTCGCTGTTCCCGACGTACGCAAGATATCCGATCTCCTTGGTGAAAGGAGAAGGCAGTTGGCTGTGGGACGACCAAGGTAACAAATACCTGGACTTTATGTGCGGCATTGCCGTCACGAACCTCGGCCACGCGCCGAAGCCGGTGAAGGACGCGCTCGTAAAGCAGCTCGACGAGCTGTGGCATGTCTCCAACCTGTTCCACATTCCGAACCAGGAAGCGGCAGCGAAGCTGCTCACGGACAATAGCCCGGCGGACGCGGTCTTCTTCTGCAGCACGGGCGCGGAAGCCAACGAAGCTGCGATCAAGCTCGCTCGC
It encodes:
- a CDS encoding nucleotidyltransferase family protein — its product is MKAIEDIFVSPTASIIEALQIIDRGSVQIALVVDEEQRLLGTITDGDVRRGILRGISLESPLSLVMNREPRTAKLDMDRDMILSVMQYLNLRQFPVLDEAGRVIRLELIDELLQRNNRDNWVVLMAGGLGTRLGELTKDCPKPLLRVGTKPILEIILESFISNGFHRFFISVNYKAEMIKDYFGDGSKWGVEICYIHEGKRLGTAGALRLLQEVPSHPIIVMNGDLLTKVNFRQLVDFHVETNAKATMCVREYEFQIPYGVVQAEGHCLRKIEEKPTQKFFVNGGIYVIDQELMQMIPKDSFYDMPTLFDEAIGRELNTSVFPIREYWIDIGRMDDFERANREIYKEGML
- a CDS encoding acylneuraminate cytidylyltransferase family protein, with the protein product MIGNKKVLAVIPARGGSKGLPRKNIRELAGKPLIAWTLEAAAASQYIDRCIVSTDDEEIAAVARQWGGDVPFLRPAHLAQDDTPGIAPVLHALDSCSGYDYVVLLQPTSPLRTSGDIDGCLDKLRESDTPSCVSVTTVDKSPLWMYTLGDRDSMVPLLDTNTRAATRQQLPVFYMLNGAVYATECDWLRKQGLFINDETVAYVMPRERSQDIDTIEEFVHVEWMIAHSR
- the fliB gene encoding flagellin lysine-N-methylase: MPSLIPDYFEQFKCIGSSCEDTCCAGWRVTIDASTLRKYKSVPRNELNIMRDVEGNQFRVRNDCCAFLNEDKLCKIQLNLGESYLSTTCDQYPRSYQLVDGVKEASATLSCPEIARLALLNPDGINVHYSEHDQSGPVQHVFNSNEYFQSVRDLVLGMLQNRLYTVADRLIVLAMYFTGQNQYRGMEHAFAQEDFHGILSEVKGNRMEQFKRSHYLVELLKDEKKETKRYAALYRNITAYYGNDPIRYGEAWKSYMELFNEKHEYVLENYLVNYAYRTVDFSQNSDAFALMVVYYAMLKWHLVGIAGQKQEMNPHLAVETIQIFTKRYEHHPATQMVTQHLKQSGLLELSELIVFLKD
- a CDS encoding cold-shock protein encodes the protein MQGKVKWFNAEKGYGFIETEQGGDVFVHFSAIQSEGFKTLEEGQSVEFDIVEGARGPQAANVQKL
- the hpf gene encoding ribosome hibernation-promoting factor, HPF/YfiA family, coding for MKYNIRGQHILVTDALREYVEKKLNRLEKYFEEPSASETNVTLSVTKGRHVIEVTIPLASVMLRAEERSEDMYASIDLVVDKLERQIRKHKTKINSKFRKGNGIRAMFTDEGSAVRVIEEEEDYELVRTKRFLLKPMDVEEAILQMNMVGHSFYMFANSDTKEVNVVYRRSDGRYGLLEAD
- the secA gene encoding preprotein translocase subunit SecA; translation: MLGLVKKLFGDANEREIKRLMRTVEEINGLEPQIAQLSDEALREKTVEFRARLEQGEDIDALLPEAFAVVREASKRVLEKRHYDVQLIGGMVLHEGQIAEMKTGEGKTLVGTLAVYLNALLGKGVHVVTVNDYLAMRDSEQMGQVYQFLGMTVGCNLHGLSHDEKQAAYACDITYGTNNEFGFDYLRDNMVLYKEQMVQRPLYFAIIDEVDSILVDEARTPLIISGQAAKSTEMYFAADRFVQRLKEEEDFTVDIKVRSVTMTDEGVAKAEKAFGIENLYDHANILINHHIQQALKAHVIMKRDVDYVVQDEEVMIVDEFTGRLMQGRRYSDGLHQAIEAKEQIKVQNESMTLATITFQNYFRMYRKLAGMTGTAKTEEEEFKKIYGLEVIQVPTNRKNIRNDIADVVYKTENGKFKAVVEEIVKRHANKQPVLVGTVSIENSEKLSEMLKKRGIQHKVLNAKYHAEEAEIISRAGISDSVTIATNMAGRGTDILLENGVGELGGLHIIGTERHESRRIDNQLRGRAGRQGDPGSSQFYLSLEDDLMRRFGSENIMGMMERLGFEEDQPIESRLISRAIESAQKRVEGNNFDQRKIVLQYDDVMNQQREIIYKQRREVLFSENIREIVLEMVKPSITKIVEAHCPSDDVPENWELQEIVDYAEGNFLNEDMITKDDLWGKEPQEIIEFLYDKVIGLYDQREEEIGAETMREFEKVVVLRAVDSKWMDHIDAMDQLRQGIHLRAYGGTDPLREYQFEGFEMFKEMIEHIQEEVTKYIMKAHVENNLERQEVAKGQTESGGSSENAQKRPVRKDERVKRNDPCPCGSGKKYKQCHGQ